In the Sus scrofa isolate TJ Tabasco breed Duroc chromosome 6, Sscrofa11.1, whole genome shotgun sequence genome, one interval contains:
- the RSC1A1 gene encoding regulatory solute carrier protein family 1 member 1 (The RefSeq protein has 6 substitutions compared to this genomic sequence), protein MSSLPTSDGFNHQAHPSGQRPEIGSPPSLAHSVSASVCPFKPSDPDSIEPKAVKAVKALKASAEFQITFERKEQLPLQDPSDCASSADNAPANQTPAIPLQNSLKEAIVADNLEKSAEGSTQGLKSHLHTRQEASLSVTTTRMQEPQRLIGEKGWHPEYQDPSQVNGLQQHEEPRNEQHEVVQQNAPHDPEHLCNTGDLELLGERQQNQPKSVGLETAVRGDRPQQDVDLPGTEKNILPYGCFGCSSSETFMEIDTVEQSLVAVLNSAGGQNTSVRNISASDLTVDNPLMEVETLKCNPSSEFLSNPTSTQNLQLPESSVEMSGTNKEYGNHPSSLSLCGTCQPSVESAEESCSSITAALKELHELLVISSKPALENTSEEVTCRSEIVTEGQTDVKDLSERWTQSEHLTAAQNEQCSQVSFYQATSVSVKTEELTDTSTDAGTEDVENITSSGPGDGLLVDKENVPRSRESVNESSLVTLDSAKTSNQPHCTLGVEISPGLLAGEEGALNQTSEQTESLSSSFILVKDLGQGTQNPVTNRPETRENVCPEAAGLRQEFEPPTSHPSSSPSFLAPLIFPAADIDRILRAGFTLQEALGALHRVGGNADLALLVLLAKNIVVPT, encoded by the coding sequence ATGTCATCATTACCAACTTCAGATGGCTTTAACCATCAAGCCCATCCTTCAGGACAGAGACCTGAGATTGGTAGTCCTCCAAGTCTTGCTCACTCTGTCTCTGCCTCAGTCTGCCCTTTCAAGCCCAGTGACCCAGACAGCATTGAACCTAAAGCTGTGAAGGCTGTGAAGGCTTTGAAGGCTTCAGCTGAATTCCAGATAACCTTTGAAAGGAAAGAACAGCTTCCTCTCCAGGATCCTTCTGATTGTGCTTCTTCAGCAGACAATGCTCCAGCAAACCAGACTCCAGCTATCCCTTTGCAGAATTCCCTCGAAGAAGCCATTGTTGCAGATAATCTAGAGAAATCTGCTGAAGGAAGCACCCAAGGCCTCAAATCTCATCTCCACACAAGACAGGAAGCTAGTTTATCTGTCACAACTACTAGGATGCAAGAGCCACAGAGGCTTATAGGTGAAAAGGGTTGGCATCCCGAATATCAGGACCCAAGTCAAGTGAATGGCCTTCAGCAGCACGAAGAACCAAGGAATGAACAGCATGAGGTTGTACAGCAGAACGCTCCGCATGACCCAGAACATCTGTGTAACACAGGGGACTTGGAACTTCTTGGAGAAAGGCAACAGAATCAACCAAAAAGTGTTGGTTTGGAAACTGCAGTGAGAGGAGACAGGCCGCAGCAGGATGTGGACCTTCCTGgtacagagaaaaatattctccCTTACGGATGCTTTGGCTGCTCAAGTTCAGAAACATTTATGGAAGTAGATACAGTTGAACAGTCCCTAGTTGCTGTGCTTAATTCAGCAGGCGGTCAGAATACCTCTGTCAGGAACATCAGTGCATCTGATCTCACCGTAGATAATCCCTTAATGGAAGTAGAAACATCGAAATGTAACCCTTCCTCTGAATTTTTGAGTAATCCCACTTCCACTCAGAATTTACAGCTTCCAGAAAGTAGTGTTGAAATGTCTGGAACAAATAAAGAATATGGGAATCACCCCTCCTCTTTAAGTCTCTGTGGCACTTGTCAGCCCTCTGTAGAGTCAGCAGAGGAATCTTGCTCATCTATAACGGCAGCCTTGAAGGAACTTCATGAGCTTTTGGTCATTAGTAGTAAACCAGCGTTAGAAAATACATCTGAAGAAGTTACCTGTCGGTCAGAGATAGTAACTGAGGGCCAAACAGATGTTAAGGACCTTTCTGAAAGATGGACCCAAAGTGAGCATCTTACAGCTGCTCAGAATGAGCAGTGTTCACAAGTCTCCTTCCATCAGGCCACATCTGTATCAGTGAAGACAGAAGAATTAACAGACACTTCAACTGATGCTGGAACAGAAGATGTAGAAAATATTACCTCCAGCGGTCCAGGTGATGGCCTGTTAGTGGATAAGGAAAATGTCCCCAGGTCTAGGGAATCAGTAAACGAGAGCAGTTTAGTCACTCTAGACTCAGCTAAAACGTCTAATCAACCACACTGCACCTTAGGTGTAGAAATTTCACCCGGACTTTTAGCAGATGAGAAGGGTGCACTCAACCAGACTTCTGAGCAAACGGAGTCCTTGTCATCCAGCTTCATACTGGTTAAAGATTTGGGTCAGGGCACACAGAATCCAGTGACAAACAGGCCTGAGACCAGAGAAAATGTCTGTCCTGAAGCTGCAGGGCTACGTCAAGAATTTGAACCACCTACCAGCCATCCATCATCAAGTCCTTCCTTTCTTGCACCGTTAATTTTTCCTGCTGCAGACATTGACCGGATTCTTCGGGCCGGCTTTACCTTGCAGGAAGCTCTTGGGGCTTTGCATCGAGTTGGTGGAAATGCAGACCTTGCACTTCTTGTTTTGCTAGCAAAGAACATTGTAGTTCCTACATAA